Proteins encoded together in one Vitis vinifera cultivar Pinot Noir 40024 chromosome 4, ASM3070453v1 window:
- the LOC104878975 gene encoding receptor-like protein kinase HSL1 — protein sequence MSKPLFLFAKISFPALFLLLVLFLPLQIISQNLHDERSILLDVKQQLGNPPSLQSWNSSSSPCDWPEITCTNNTIIAISLHNKTIREKIPATICDLKNLIILDLSNNYIPGEFPDILNCSKLEYLLLLQNSFVGPIPADIDRLSRLRYLDLTANNFSGDIPTAIGRLRELFYLFLVQNEFNGTWPKEIGNLANLEHLVMAYNNKFLPSALPKEFGALKKLKYLWMKQANLIGEIPESFNNLWSLEHLDLSLNKLEGTIPGGMLMLKNLTNLYLFNNRLSGRIPMTIEALNLKEIDLSKNYLTGPIPTGFGKLQNLTSLNLFWNQLSGEIPANISLIPTLETFKVFSNQLSGVLPPAFGLHSELKRFEVSENKLSGKLPQHLCARGALLGVVVSNNNLSGEVPKSLGNCTSLLTIQLSNNCFSSEIPSGIWTSPDMVSVMLSGNSFSGALPSRLARNLSRVDISNNKFSGPIPAEISSWMNIGVLIANNNMLSGKIPVELTSLWNISILLLNGNQFSGELPSQIISWKSLTNLNLSRNKLSGLIPKALGSLTSLTYLDLSENQFSGQIPSELGHLKLNILDLSSNQLSGMVPIEFQYGGYEHSFLNNPKLCVNVGTLKLPRCDVKVVDSDKLSTKYLVMILIFALSGFLVVVFFTLFMVRDYHRKNHSRDHTTWKLTRFQNLDFDEHNILSGLTENNLIGRGGSGKVYRIANNRSGELLAVKRICNNRRLDHKLQKQFIAEVEILGTIRHSNIVKLLCCISNESSSLLVYEYMESQSLDRWLHGKKQRTSSMTSSVHNFVLDWPTRLQIAIGAAKGLRHMHEYCSAPIIHRDVKSSNILLDAEFNAKIADFGLAKMLVKQGEADTMSGIAGSYGYIAPEYAYTTKVNEKIDVYSFGVVLLELVTGREPNSGNEHMCLVEWAWDQFREEKTIEEVMDEEIKEECDTAQVTTLFTLGLMCTTTLPSTRPTMKEVLEILRQCNPQEGHGRKKKDHEVAPLLQNGTYPATNKHSDKGSNNEDDDVHPSFKIYRL from the exons ATGTCGAAACCACTATTTTTATTTGCCAAAATTTCATTCCCCGCTCTGTTTCTCCTCCTAGTCCTCTTCTTACCccttcaaataatttcccaaaATCTGCATGATGAACGATCAATCCTCCTAGACGTTAAACAACAACTGGGCAATCCACCGTCACTCCAATCGTGGAATTCTTCATCCTCGCCCTGTGATTGGCCGGAAATTACATGCACCAACAATACCATCATTGCAATTTCGCTCCACAATAAGACCATCAGAGAGAAAATTCCAGCCACAATTTGTGACCTCAAGAACCTCATCATACTTGACCTCTCCAACAATTACATTCCCGGTGAGTTCCCGGATATTCTCAATTGTTCCAAGCTTGAGTATCTGCTCTTGTTGCAAAACTCCTTCGTGGGTCCAATTCCAGCTGATATTGATCGACTTTCACGTCTTCGGTACCTAGACCTCACCGCAAACAATTTCTCTGGAGATATTCCTACAGCAATTGGGCGGCTACGGGAGCTGTTCTACTTGTTTTTGGTCCAAAACGAGTTCAACGGCACCTGGCCAAAGGAGATTGGTAATTTGGCGAATCTTGAACATTTGGTCATGGCCTATAATAACAAATTCCTGCCTTCAGCCCTTCCAAAGGAGTTTGGCGCATTGAAGAAGCTGAAGTATCTGTGGATGAAACAGGCGAATTTGATCGGGGAAATACCGGAGAGCTTCAACAATCTATGGAGTCTGGAACACTTGGATCTCTCACTCAACAAATTGGAAGGCACGATCCCAGGAGGCATGCTTATGTTGAAGAATTTGACtaatttgtatttattcaaTAATAGATTGTCCGGCCGCATTCCTATGACCATAGAAGCTCTcaacttgaaagaaattgaTCTTTCCAAGAACTATTTGACGGGGCCGATACCAACGGGTTTCGGGAAGCTACAAAATTTGACGAGTTTGAATCTTTTCTGGAATCAGTTGTCAGGAGAGATACCAGCAAATATAAGCCTCATTCCTACATTGGAAACCTTCAAAGTTTTTAGCAATCAATTGAGTGGAGTTTTGCCTCCAGCATTTGGCCTTCATTCGGAGCTCAAACGCTTTGAGGTTTCCGAGAATAAACTAAGCGGGAAATTACCTCAACATTTATGCGCAAGGGGGGCTTTGCTTGGAGTGGTTGTTTCCAACAACAATCTCAGCGGGGAAGTGCCCAAGTCCCTCGGGAATTGCACAAGTTTGCTCACAATTCAGCTTTCCAACAATTGCTTTTCAAGCGAGATTCCTTCCGGCATCTGGACATCCCCGGACATGGTATCGGTGATGTTATCTGGAAATTCATTCTCGGGGGCACTTCCAAGTAGATTGGCAAGGAATTTGTCCAGAGTGGATATCAGTAACAACAAGTTTTCTGGTCCAATTCCTGCTGAAATCTCTTCTTGGATGAACATAGGTGTGCTCATTGCCAACAACAATATGTTGTCAGGAAAAATTCCAGTGGAATTGACCAGTCTTTGGAACATCTCTATTCTGTTGCTTAACGGGAATCAATTCTCGGGTGAACTTCCATCCCAGATCATCTCATGGAAGTCACTCACTAATTTGAATCTCTCAAGAAACAAACTTTCAGGCCTAATTCCCAAGGCATTAGGTTCTTTAACTAGCCTTACTTACCTTGACCTGTCAGAAAACCAGTTCTCAGGTCAAATTCCTTCTGAACTTGGTCATTTGAAGCTTAATATCCTCGATCTTTCGTCCAACCAACTCTCTGGGATGGTCCCCATTGAGTTTCAATATGGAGGATATGAACACAGTTTCTTGAACAATCCCAAGCTGTGTGTCAATGTTGGCACTTTAAAACTCCCTAGATGTGATGTCAAAGTCGTTGACTCCGACAAATTGTCAACCAAATATCTCGTTATGATCCTAATTTTCGCTCTATCTGGTTTCCTAGTTGTTGTTTTCTTTACCCTGTTCATGGTTCGAGACTATCACAGGAAGAATCACAGTCGAGACCATACAACTTGGAAGCTTACTCGATTCCAAAATCTGGATTTCGATGAACATAACATATTGTCCGGTTTGACAGAAAATAATTTGATCGGACGTGGTGGGTCAGGGAAAGTATACCGAATTGCTAATAACCGTTCTGGTGAACTCCTAGCAGTTAAAAGGATTTGTAATAACAGGAGATTGGATCACAAGCTTCAGAAACAATTCATAGCAGAAGTCGAGATATTGGGCACCATACGCCATTCCAATATAGTGAAGTTGTTGTGCTGCATATCAAATGAAAGTTCAAGCCTTCTTGTTTATGAGTACATGGAGAGTCAGAGTTTGGATAGATGGCTTCATGGGAAGAAGCAGAGAACATCGTCCATGACAAGTTCAGTCCATAACTTTGTCTTGGATTGGCCAACAAGGTTGCAGATTGCCATCGGAGCTGCAAAAGGCCTACGCCACATGCATGAATACTGTTCTGCCCCGATCATACATCGAGATGTGAAGTCCAGCAACATCTTGCTAGATGCTGAGTTCAACGCGAAAATTGCGGATTTTGGATTGGCCAAGATGTTGGTCAAGCAAGGAGAGGCCGACACCATGTCAGGAATTGCAGGCTCTTACGGATATATTGCCCCTG AGTATGCTTATACAACAAAGGTGAACGAGAAGATCGATGTATATAGCTTTGGAGTAGTCTTGCTTGAGCTGGTGACGGGGAGAGAACCCAACAGCGGGAACGAGCACATGTGCCTTGTAGAATGGGCATGGGATCAGTTCAGAGAAGAGAAAACCATTGAGGAAGTGATGGATGAGGAGATCAAGGAAGAATGTGACACAGCACAAGTGACCACTCTCTTCACTCTAGGCCTCATGTGCACTACCACATTACCATCCACTAGGCCAACAATGAAAGAGGTTTTGGAAATTCTTCGACAGTGCAATCCTCAGGAGGGgcatggaagaaagaaaaaggaccaTGAAGTTGCACCCCTACTTCAAAATGGCACTTACCCCGCTACTAACAAGCATAGCGACAAGGGATCAAACAATGAGGATGACGATGTACACCCCAGCTTCAAAATTTACCGCTTGTAA
- the LOC100268155 gene encoding endoribonuclease YBEY, chloroplastic: MPPLLYPLRRTLRPPFLFHHHHQMARVLSHASPLPCPSPPSAAFVSNLSFSHSSIPFQISSPSPKSSIFGAAFRLVCRENERFSKRFGRILASQRGYRKLRRRPAKSKAKELELGVKICIEEELPDDPEILNIAEMLRLDVPIAMKLAFEGIKDSEYKTRDTTISDLGGFENVELSVLLCNDEFIRKLNKEWRDEDHATDVLSMSQHIPELKLPILMLGDIVISVETAARQAEERGHTLLDEIRILMVHGLLHLLGFDHEISDEAEVEMEKEEELLLKSLGWKGKGLIQSAYDAETDGNSHTENSDDRKKEGSLRFYKPKFSYIFCDVDGTMLNSKSQITATTTKALKEALSRGVKVVVATGKARPAVITALKAVDLVGKDGVISEFSPGVFIQGLLVYGRQGRKIFKRNLDPDVCREAFHYSCKSEVPLVAFSEDRLLTLFDHPLVESLHTVYHEPKAEIMPSVEHLLAIAEIQKVLFLDTAEGVATALRPYWSEAVGGRANVVQSQADMLEIVPPGTSKGSGVRMLLDHLNVPAQEVMAIGDGENDIEMLELASLGIALSNGSEKTKAVANVIGPSNDEDGVADAIYRYAF, encoded by the exons ATGCCTCCACTTCTATATCCTCTCCGCCGTACTCTCCGCCCTCCATTTCTCtttcaccaccaccaccaaatGGCGCGTGTTCTCTCGCACGCTTCCCCCCTTCCCTGCCCCTCACCTCCATCCGCCGCCTTCGTCTCCAATCTGAGCTTCTCTCATTCTTCGATCCCTTTCCAAATCTCTTCTCCTTCTCCGAAATCTTCTATATTCGGTGCGGCGTTTCGTCTCGTGTGCCGAGAAAATGAGCGGTTTTCGAAACGGTTTGGCAGGATTTTGGCTTCGCAGAGGGGGTACCGGAAGCTGCGGCGGCGGCCGGCCAAGAGTAAGGCAAAGGAGTTGGAGCTCGGCGTCAAGATTTGCATCGAAGAAGAACTGCCTGACGATCCTGAAATTTTG AATATTGCAGAGATGCTTCGTCTAGATGTTCCAATAGCAATGAAGTTAGCATTTGAAGGTATAAAAGATTCAGAGTATAAAACAAGAGATACTACAATAAGTGATCTTGGTgggtttgaaaatgttgagttGTCTGTACTTCTTTGCAATGATGAGTTCATTCGCAAACTCAACAAAGAATGGAGGGATGAGGACCATGCCACTGATGTTCTGTCCATGTCACAACATATACCTGAACTTAAGCTTCCAATT CTTATGTTAGGGGACATTGTAATCTCTGTTGAGACTGCTGCAAGACAAGCAGAAGAAAGAGGTCATACCCTTCTTGATGAGATACGCATCCTCATG GTCCATGGGTTGTTGCATCTTTTGGGATTTGATCACGAGATTAGTGATGAGGCCGAAGTGGAAATGGAAAAGGAGGAAGAACTTCTTTTGAAGAGTCTTGGGTGGAAGGGGAAAGGTTTGATTCAGAGTGCATATGATGCTGAAACTGATGGCAATTCTCATACAGAAAATTCAGATG ACAGGAAAAAAGAAGGTAGTCTACGTTTCTATAAACCAAAGTTCAGCTATATCTTCTGTGATGTGGATG GTACAATGCTGAACAGCAAAAGTCAAATTACTGCAACTACCACGAAAGCCTTGAAGGAGGCCTTGTCAAGGGGTGTTAAAGTGGTAGTAGCTACTGGAAAA GCTCGTCCTGCTGTGATAACTGCATTAAAGGCAGTAGATTTAGTTGGAAAAGATGGAGTTATTTCAGAGTTCTCCCCTGGGGTTTTCATACAG GGACTGCTTGTTTATGGTAGACAAGGtcggaaaatttttaaaaggaatttAGATCCAGATGTCTGCAGAGAG GCATTTCATTACTCTTGCAAGAGTGAAGTTCCTCTTGTTGCATTCAGTGAGGATCGTTTATTGACACTATTTGATCACCCTCTTGTTGAGTCACTTCACACTGTATATCATGAGCCAAAG GCAGAGATCATGCCTTCAGTTGAACACCTCTTGGCCATTGCTGAAATACAG AAAGTGCTTTTCTTAGACACTGCTGAGGGAGTGGCTACTGCTCTGCGGCCATACTGGTCAGAAGCAGTTGGAGGTCGTGCTAATGTTGTCCAATCACAGGCAGACATGCTTGAAATCGTCCCCCCAGGAACCTCAAAAGGAAGTGGAGTAAGAATGCTACTTGATCATTTGAATGTGCCAGCACAGGAG GTAATGGCTATTGGTGATGGAGAAAATGACATTGAAATGCTTGAATTAGCTTCTCTAGGCATTGCTCTCAGTAATGGTTCGGAGAAGACAAAAGCTGTGGCTAATGTGATTGGTCCCAGCAATGACGAAGATGGTGTAGCTGATGCTATCTACCGGTATGCATTCTGA
- the LOC132253613 gene encoding protein OXIDATIVE STRESS 3-like, translating to MRNTMSAGRERVFRDQTSIAVHVKDAVLDPWSTKKGNCNICSAESPTSSIGYSTSSIGSTSLSDLQDDATSSMPLSSSSSSLVNGPLYELSDLMAILPIKRGLSKYFQGKSKSFTSLSNVSCIEDLARRETPLRRRMKSCKSYGGGLDIHKSSYAPKPILLKKSAKGSFPSLQAIRGGCRPPPVPEHKSF from the exons ATGAGAAACACAATGAGTGCAGGTAGAGAAAGAGTGTTTCGGGATCAAACCTCAATTGCAGTCCATGTTAAGGATGCCGTGCTTGATCCTTGGAGCACCAAGAAGGGCAACTGTAATATCTGCAGTGCAGAATCACCAACATCCAGCATTGGATATTCAACTAGCTCCATTGGCTCAACATCTTTATCAGACTTGCAAGATGATGCAACATCATCAATGCCGTTGTCGTCTTCATCATCCTCGCTTGTGAATGGGCCTTTATATGAATTATCAGACCTAATGGCCATACTCCCAATCAA GAGAGGTCTATCCAAGTACTTTCAAGGGAAGTCAAAGTCCTTTACATCTCTATCAAATGTAAGCTGTATCGAAGATCTAGCGAGGAGAGAGACTCCTCTAAGAAGGAGAATGAAGTCATGTAAAAGCTATGGAGGTGGTTTAGATATCCATAAATCATCATATGCCCCTAAACCTATCCTATTAAAGAAGTCGGCAAAGGGTTCTTTTCCATCTTTGCAAGCTATAAGAGGGGGTTGCAGGCCACCTCCTGTTCCTGAACATAAGAGCTTTTAA
- the LOC100263004 gene encoding early nodulin-93, with amino-acid sequence MGFGSETGDISTPRKAGFPSIAESRKIVRAECVQEGVREATKAAGVAAVISTVATLGAVRYVPWVKQHINYTGRALIISAASVAAFFITADKTILECGKRNTTYDKPV; translated from the exons ATGGGATTTGGATCAGAAACTGGGGATATTTCGACGCCCAGAAAAGCTGGGTTTCCCTCTATTGCAGAAAGTCGGAAAATTGTCCGAGCGGAGTGTGTTCAAG AAGGCGTTCGTGAAGCAACCAAGGCAGCTGGCGTTGCAGCAGTTATCAGTACTGTGGCAACA CTGGGAGCCGTTCGATATGTTCCTTGGGTGAAGCAGCATATCAATTATACTGGTCGGGCACTCATCATTTCTGCAG CATCTGTTGCTGCATTCTTCATTACAGCTGATAAAACCATCTTAGAGTGTGGGAAGAGGAACACAACTTATGATAAACCAGTGTGA